The genomic DNA GGACATCGAGGGATTCTGCGAGTTTTCTAGGCGGGGTCGCCATATTTGTCTTCCCGGCTTGGGGCCCTCCGTCGGGCGAAAACAAGTGTATTCTGTTGTGCAATCACAAGTATATTGTGTTGTGACAATGCAAGTCAATAATGCCGTTTGGTTGCAAGTATATTATGCATCAACCCAGATTGTGCCATTAAACACAGTGGCTTATAAAGTTCCCTCTCATGGCGGAATGAAACTAGAATATTCGGCCTTTGGCCTGTTCATTTTTGAGGTTTAGGTTTTCCTTCTTACCCTGGTCTCTCTACCCCTGATTGGCTAAATAACCAGTCGGCGCAGGGTGGAGTAAAGTAATATAACTCCTTCTCAGGGGATTGCCGGAAGGGTCTTTGCGTCTGTCATTCTGAGCGCGAGCGAAGAATCTCGGCATTTATTTTCGGCCAAATACGAGGATGCTTCGGTTCACTCAGCATGACAACATGGCCCCTCTCAGCAACCTGCTAAAGCAGAATTGCTTTAAGCCATTCTTCCTTTTGAAACCTGTGACGGAGCGGGCAAGGCATCATGAAAATCATTGTGATTGGGTATGGGCGGGTTGGTTCGCAGTTCATCAGAAAAGTGGACACCGCTGCGCACCAGGTTGTGATTGTTGACAAGGAGCGTTCCGCGCTGGAGCGCGGCAAGCCGCCCGAGGGCGTGCGGTTCCTTTACGGCAACGCGATTGACGAAGACCTGTTGCGCGACGCGGGCGCAGAAAGCGCGGACATCCTGCTGGCGCTGACTCGCGATGAAAACACCAACCTGATGCTGGCGCAGATTGCGCGGGTGATTTTTAACGTGCCGCGCGTGGTGGCGATTGTTTATGATCCTGACCGCGAATCGTATTTCCACGAAGCCGGCGTTGAAACTCTGGCGATCACGGCGGCCGGCGCCGAGCTGCTTTCGGCGGGGCTGACGGGCGCGGCGGTAAAATCCTCTGTCCCGGCAAGGGCGCTGCGTCCGGTGCCGGTCACCAATCCGCGCGTGGCGCAGCGTCCGCTGGAAGCGCACGACGGATCGTTCTACGTTCTGGTTGTTGGCGGAGGGCTGGTGGGTTACTACCTTTCCCGCTCGCTGCTGAAGAACGGCCACGAGGTGACCATCATTGAGAGGAATCGCGCCACTTACAACCTGATTTCACAGCAGGTCGATTGCCCGGTGGTGCTGGGGGAAGGATCGTCGGCGGAGGTGCTGGAGCATGCCGGGGCGGCGAGGGCCGACATCCTGTGCTCCGTTACCAACCACGATGACGACAACCTGATCTCCTGTCAGGTGGCGAAGTATCGCTTTGGCGTTCCCAAGACAATCGCGCGGGTGAAGAATCCAAAGAACGAACCGCTGATGAGGCGGCTGGGCGTGGACGTAACCGTCAGCGCCACGGCGGGCGTGTTCAGTGCCATCCGAAATATGGCGCCGAAATCTCCGGTGATTTCAGTGGGCAATCTGGCGTCGTGCTCGGCGGGCATCATGGAATTCCGCCTGACAGGGCCTACAAAGCTGGCCGGAAAGAAAATGAAGGCGATCAGCCTGCCCTCCGGATGCAAAATCATCGGCATCGTCCGGGGAGGGGAAGTTCTGACGCCGAACGATTCCACCGTGTTGCAATCCGGAGATACGCTGGTGGGATTCGTTCCTCATACCCAGGAAGAGGCGGTCCGGCAGATCCTGTTGAAGATCTGATCCCAGTTCATCCGGCCGGATATCGGACTGAACAACCAGCCGGAGACGATCAGCGACACGGCTTTAAGCCTTCAGCGTAACCCTGCAGAACGCTTGACTTTACATGCGTTCCGGCACGTCGATCCCCATGAGATTGAGCGTCAGTGTCAATGTCCGCTCGACCACCTGGACCAGGAAAAGCAGGAATGTCTGCCGCCCAGGGTCTGCCTCGCGAAGAATATGGAAGCGGTGGTAGAAATTGTTGAATGCCTGCGCCAGCCGGAAGGCATACTTGGCAACCACAGCCGGTTCGGTGGAGGAGATAGCCTGCTCCGCCACCATCTCGAGGTGCGCTGTGAGGACCGCCAGTTCCCAGAACGCGGTACCGTCCTCGCCCTCAAAGTGCCTGGTCAATTCAGCAACCGACAGTTTTTCCGCCAGCGATCCGGGCTTGAAGCCCTGATGATCGCCCGCGTACTTGCGGAAGATGTTGCGCGCCCGCACGATGGTGTATTGCAGGTACGGCCCGGTTTCGCCTTCAAAGGCCAGCGCTTCTCTGAAATCAAACGCGATGATTACCTGGCGCGAGAACTTCAGCAGGAAGTAGCGCAGCGCGCTCACGGCAATCATGCGGCCGTAGGCAGCCTGCTCGGCGGGGTCGCTTGTCATCTCGCGGGAGCGAACTTCCTCTGAGGCTTTCTCCACCAGCATGTCGATCAGATCATCGGCCTTCAGCCCCAGGCCCTTGCGCCCGGACACTTCAACGTAACTTCTCTCCAGGTCTTCCGGGCGAAGTGCATATCCCATTTCCTGCGCGCAGGACGGCGAAAGGCCCACCACTTCGTAAGCAAAGTGGTGCAGGTGTTCCGCCTGGTCATGGAACCCCAGCGCTTTGAATGCAGCCGCCACAATGTTCTGCAGGTAGGCCTGGCGCGTGTCGATCACGGCGTAGGCTTCGGAGGCGTGCCCGAACTCCGGCGCGCCCGTTTCCGGCCCTTCGCCCGTGCGCCAGACCGTCTGGCCATCGCTGTAGCGGTAGAACGGTGCATAAGAAAAATCCTTTCCCAGCAGGCCAAATTTCCACATGTGGTAGGCAATGTCTTTTCCCACATACGTGACCGTTCCGTTTGAACGCACAATGATCTTCACGTCTTCCGCTGCGGATTCTTCCTCGATCTTTTCGGACTCCGCTCCGCCCAGGTCCATCACCCAGCAGCCGGCGTTCTTTCCTGCGGTTTCAAACCGAATGGCGCCGATCTGCTTCATCCGTTCAAAGGCGCTCTTCCAGAAATCGAGCCGCAGTATTTCGCTTTCCTCCACCAGCAAGTCGTAACGGACGTTGATGCGCTGCATGGTTCGAAGGTGCAGTTTGACGATGGCGGTTGAAATCAGGCGGGCCATCTCGGCGGCTTCGCCTTCGCCTTCTTCGATGGCCTTCAGGGTCTGGGCGCGAATTTCCTTGTCGCCGCTCTCGGCGTAGAAGCTGGAGACCCGCGCGTAAAGGTCCCAGCAGTAGTAATCAAACCGGACGTCGTTGTCCTCGGCCAGTTTCCGGACGTCGTCAATGCTCTTCCGCTCAAGTTGCCGGAACCCTACCACGACGTCCGCCACCTGCACGCCGGTGTTGTCAATGTAGTTCTGAATTTCCACGTGATGCCCGCGGAAGCGAAGCATGCGGACGAAGGCATCGCCCAGCACCGCGTTACGCAAATGGCCGATGTGCGCCGCCTTGTTGGGATTGATGCTGGTGTGTTCGACGAGCACCTTGCCAGGCTGGACGGATTCAGGAGGGGTGGGGAAGCTGCGCACATGGAACAGCGCCGATGCAAGCGCAGCGCGGTCGAGATGAAAATTCAGATAGCCCGCTCCGGCAACGCTGACGCGATCTATTCCCTCAATGGGGAGCAACTGGCCAGCCAGTTGTTCGGCAATCTTGCGCGGCGGCTGCCGCAGCTTTTTTGCCAATTCGAAACAGGCGGCTATCGAAAGGTCTCCCAGTTCGGACCGTGGCGGAAAATCAAACACCGGGTCACTGGCTTCCAGATTGAAGAGCTCCCTGACCTTTTCCAGATACCTCTGCCGGATTCTGCGCTGAATCTCCAGGTACACCGTAGTTATCCTCGCTGGCGCGGGTATTGAGTTGGTCCGCTCGGCCCGCTGCGTCGTGGCGAAACATCTGCCTGATGTGTAAACCAGAGATTATAGCAAATGCGTTCTTCTTGCCTGGGCTAATCCCTAACTCGGAGGGCGGGAAGAAAATATTACATGCGTGGCGGTGACAATTGCTCCTCGCGGGAGATCTGGCACACAACTCTGGGAAACGACAAATTGAACAGCTTACTCGGATTATCAATGACTTGAGGCGATTAAGGGGATGGATGCCTGATTGCTCGGCTCAGTATACGGTGCTGGGCCCCTCCAATGACTTGGAGAACTTCGCGCCCGAAGCATCTGTGGATTTCAGGTTGACCGGATTTCGCGCCCAGCCACAAATCCCAGATCAAACAAGGCAACAGCCTTTCTGGCGCCTGCATCTGTGGATTAAAGCCGCGCACTATGCCCTGAAGGCGGGCATAACAAACAGAGCGCACCGAAGGCTCATGCCTTGAAGGAGGAAAGAGTCTATGAAACGAGCAATTTTGTTCAGTACGGCTTTGGCTGTTTTGTTTTGTCTAAGCGGGTTGCCACTGATGGCCCAGGGTCGGAGCGGCGGCGGAATGGGTGGAGGTGGCGGAATGGGCCAGGCGGGGCAATCGGGCCAGGGTGGCGGACCAGGCGTGGGCCGAAGGCCCATGGACAACGGGCCGATGGGCCGCGAGCCTGGGGCGGAGAACCCTGGTATGGACCGTGGGCGGAACGGCGGAAATAACGGGCCGACTATTACCCAGAAGACGCCATCAGAGTTGCTCGCACAAAACACAAAGTTGTCGAGCAAGGTGCAGGATCTGCTGCCGTCGGGTACCAACGTTCAGGACGCTGCCTCCGGCTTCAAAAATCTCGGAGAGTTCGTGGCGGCCGTTCACGTCTCGCACAATCTCAACATTCCCTTTGACCAGCTTAAGGGCAAAGTGACAAGCGGAGACACTCTCGGCAAGGCCCTGCAGGCTCTCAATCCCAACCTGAGCCACAAGGATATCAAGTCCGAGGTAAAGAAGGGCAAAGAACAGGCCAAAGAGGACATGAAGACCTCGCGCAAGTCGTGATCGTTTGTTCGCTGTACCTGCCGCCGCTTCGGGGAATTCTGCCGATGGGCGGCAAGAAGCGCCTTCGTACCTGTTGAAAACGCAGTGCCCTGCCCATGCGGCGCCAATCTGCGCACACCGTGGCGGACCGTCTGGGCCAGGGCATTGCCCCCCGCTTCGCCGCTGGCGGCTGCTGAAGAGGCGCTAGTTCGCCAGGCCGGACATCGGCCGCTGGAAATCCGGTGTATAATTTCTGCTGGGCCCC from Terriglobia bacterium includes the following:
- a CDS encoding NAD-binding protein, with product MKIIVIGYGRVGSQFIRKVDTAAHQVVIVDKERSALERGKPPEGVRFLYGNAIDEDLLRDAGAESADILLALTRDENTNLMLAQIARVIFNVPRVVAIVYDPDRESYFHEAGVETLAITAAGAELLSAGLTGAAVKSSVPARALRPVPVTNPRVAQRPLEAHDGSFYVLVVGGGLVGYYLSRSLLKNGHEVTIIERNRATYNLISQQVDCPVVLGEGSSAEVLEHAGAARADILCSVTNHDDDNLISCQVAKYRFGVPKTIARVKNPKNEPLMRRLGVDVTVSATAGVFSAIRNMAPKSPVISVGNLASCSAGIMEFRLTGPTKLAGKKMKAISLPSGCKIIGIVRGGEVLTPNDSTVLQSGDTLVGFVPHTQEEAVRQILLKI
- the argS gene encoding arginine--tRNA ligase, which codes for MYLEIQRRIRQRYLEKVRELFNLEASDPVFDFPPRSELGDLSIAACFELAKKLRQPPRKIAEQLAGQLLPIEGIDRVSVAGAGYLNFHLDRAALASALFHVRSFPTPPESVQPGKVLVEHTSINPNKAAHIGHLRNAVLGDAFVRMLRFRGHHVEIQNYIDNTGVQVADVVVGFRQLERKSIDDVRKLAEDNDVRFDYYCWDLYARVSSFYAESGDKEIRAQTLKAIEEGEGEAAEMARLISTAIVKLHLRTMQRINVRYDLLVEESEILRLDFWKSAFERMKQIGAIRFETAGKNAGCWVMDLGGAESEKIEEESAAEDVKIIVRSNGTVTYVGKDIAYHMWKFGLLGKDFSYAPFYRYSDGQTVWRTGEGPETGAPEFGHASEAYAVIDTRQAYLQNIVAAAFKALGFHDQAEHLHHFAYEVVGLSPSCAQEMGYALRPEDLERSYVEVSGRKGLGLKADDLIDMLVEKASEEVRSREMTSDPAEQAAYGRMIAVSALRYFLLKFSRQVIIAFDFREALAFEGETGPYLQYTIVRARNIFRKYAGDHQGFKPGSLAEKLSVAELTRHFEGEDGTAFWELAVLTAHLEMVAEQAISSTEPAVVAKYAFRLAQAFNNFYHRFHILREADPGRQTFLLFLVQVVERTLTLTLNLMGIDVPERM